ATCTACCAGGAGGTGCGTAAGCTCGTGCCCACGATCAGTTTGGGCACCGTGTACCGCACCTTGGACGCGTTGGTGGAGGAAGGGTATTTGGTGCCGATCAGCCGGGGCGGGGAGGCCACCCGGTACGACGCGAACCGGAAGCCGCACTACCACCTGATCTGCACGAGCTGCGGGGAGATCGTGGACCTCGAGGTGGAACTTCCGGAGCTTGT
This region of Marinithermus hydrothermalis DSM 14884 genomic DNA includes:
- the perR gene encoding manganese-dependent transcriptional regulator PerR, encoding MAMKRLTRQRKAVLEVVQRARNHPDAAWIYQEVRKLVPTISLGTVYRTLDALVEEGYLVPISRGGEATRYDANRKPHYHLICTSCGEIVDLEVELPELVGAARAAYPEHEIRAAHVEFEGVCAACRDRLAS